The genomic region AAACTCAAAAAATTCGCAACATTAAATTTTTCCTCAAGTAATTTAAACAAAACCTGAGAGTTAATCATGGAAAACATCAAAAAAATTACAATATTTAATGGTATCAAAAATCTCATTATTTCCAACACTGAGCCGTCCTGCTCATATTTCTCATAATAAAGAATGGCGTCAGGCATCACTGTCAAAAAATGGCCTGTCGTGATTTATATACTAAGGTCAGTTCTGCAAGACAGTATTTCTAATTCAATAAGGTAGTATTAGTAAGTGAGCCTGCGCTCAGGCCGAAAAATTTATCGGGCGTTATTCACTACAATACAAAAGGTCGCTTACCGGGATCCCTCTTTCCAAACGTCATTATCTCGCTGGCTGAGTAAGGAAACTGCTGGGCTGATCGGCATGAATGAGAGCTAAAAAAACCCGTCAGTAGACAGTTTGAGCTAAAGACGGGTAAAATGAACATGCCCGGTTTAAGCACGCTCCAAAACGCAGATGGTTTAGCCGTTCAGTTTAAAGAGAGACATTGAAGACATATCTGTAAAGACTTTATAGGATGCCTGCAATGCGGTTTGTTGCATGGTGTAAGAAGAAATCGAACTGGTGTAATCCACATCCACCAGATTGCTCATTTGGGTAGCCTGATTCACCGCTGTATCATCGCCCTTTGAATCAAGATTGCTAAGTTCGTTCAACTGCGTTCCCAGCACGGAACGCACCGCCAGAACATTATTCAGCGAGTTGCTCAATCCACGGTTAGCCTTGTCAAGTGCGTCTTCAGAGGCCTGCACGGCATCATCATCCGCGCTGGCAATCGGCGTGTTCAGCGCGTTAATCGCCGTATTTAACGTGGTGAAGATGTTGGCTTCGCTGGTACTACCGTCCGGCTCGGCCCTGGCGTTACTGGTGAGCGCTATAAAAACCTGATCGCCCGTGTGGCTGGTTATCATGGTCCGGCTGGAGTCGACTTTCTGCGTGATTGCCGTGGTGCCACCGCTATAGGTTACATTGCCGGACGAATCCTGGGTAAAAGGCGCAGAGTCGGTTTTATAGCCGCCAAAAAGGTAGCGCCCGTTACCGTCTGTAGAGTTGGCAAGGTTAAGCAGCTGGTCTCGCATGCCTGTCAGCTGTTGGGCATAAGAAGCACGGTCATCGTCTGACAGCGTGCCGTTTGCCGCCGCCACGACTGCCGTTTGCGCACTTTGAATGACGCTGGTCACCTGCTGCAGATTAGTCTCTTCTTCAGAGATAATCGTGGTGGCAAAACTACGGGCGATTTTATACTGGCTGGTCTCGGCCTGAGCCTGGGACAGTACTACCGCCTGTGCGGCCGCCACCGGATCGTCCGAGGGATTGACTACACGTTTACCGGATGAGAGCTGCTCACCGACTTTCAGCCAGCTGGCCTGAGAGGTGGAGATGCCTCGCATCTGCTGATCGTAAATCATTGCGGTACTGAGACGCATCGTTAACTCCTTATCTTTTAGCTGACCGCAGTGATCAGCGCATTAAAAATGGCACTGGCGGTCTGGATAACCTGCGCGTTAGCCGTGTAATACTGCTGATAACGCGTCAGGTTGCCATATTCTTCATCCAGGTTGACGCCGGAAACAGACTGCTGCTGATTAGTCAGCTGCGTTACCACGTTAGTCTGGGTGGTGCTGGTCATTTCCAGCGTACTGGTTTTATTACCGATATTCGCGACCATGCTGGCATAGGCCTGGGTCAGGGTGCTGTCACCGCCAATCACTTTTTTGGTCTGTAAGTCGAGCAGCGACTGCGCATTGATGTTATCGCTTACACCACCATCCGAGCCAGCAGCAGCGAGTTTAGCCTCGTCGGTAATGTTAACGCTCATGCTACTAATCACGTTGCTGACTGGCTTGACCAGGAAGCTGTCTTTTGCATGTGCCGTACCACCCAGCGTCAGCTGTAAACCATCAAAACTGAGCGTCGAGTTGCCTGAACTGTCGGTAGAGGACGTGGTCGTTACCGAGGCGTTATCAGACAAACGGGTCACGTTCCAGTTAGTCCCGTCATAACTCACTTTATAGTTGGACGCCTCAACCGCACTGGCGTCGGCGACCATCGCCGTCATTGACGCCGTGCCTTTATTACTGGTGTTGGTGGTCACCGAGGGGCTGCCGTAATTGAAAAAAGCCTCACCCATATCTCCATTGCTGTCATAACCTGCTTCATGCTGGGTGTTAAAACTGCTGGCAAGCCCCAACGCAAGCTGTCCCAACTGATTGCGGGTATTGTCGAGATCGGTGCGGAAAGCCAGCAGGCCGCCAAGCGACCCGGTAGCGACCAGTTTCTCAGGAATTTCTGTTTTCGCACCGGTTGAGGCATCTACGGTAGCGATAGTGGTTCGACCTGGATCGGCACTGGAAGCCACCGCGGCAAGCTGGTTGTAGCTGTCACCCTGCACCAGGCTGATA from Erwinia tracheiphila harbors:
- the flgK gene encoding flagellar hook-associated protein FlgK, translating into MSNLINTALSGINAASAALNTTSNNISNYSVAGYSRQTTILAQSNSTLTGTNYIGNGVSVSSVNREYDVFITNQLRAASTSSSALSTQYSQLSNIDNMFSSTTNTLSTNMQGFFSSLQTLVSNADDSSARQAVLGKADGLVNQFQVTDTYLKNLDSSLNTSVSSMVDQINGYAKQIANVNQQITKLTGAGAGTAPNDLLDQRDQLVSKLNDLVGVTVSQQDGGSYSISIGNGISLVQGDSYNQLAAVASSADPGRTTIATVDASTGAKTEIPEKLVATGSLGGLLAFRTDLDNTRNQLGQLALGLASSFNTQHEAGYDSNGDMGEAFFNYGSPSVTTNTSNKGTASMTAMVADASAVEASNYKVSYDGTNWNVTRLSDNASVTTTSSTDSSGNSTLSFDGLQLTLGGTAHAKDSFLVKPVSNVISSMSVNITDEAKLAAAGSDGGVSDNINAQSLLDLQTKKVIGGDSTLTQAYASMVANIGNKTSTLEMTSTTQTNVVTQLTNQQQSVSGVNLDEEYGNLTRYQQYYTANAQVIQTASAIFNALITAVS
- the flgL gene encoding flagellar hook-associated protein FlgL is translated as MRLSTAMIYDQQMRGISTSQASWLKVGEQLSSGKRVVNPSDDPVAAAQAVVLSQAQAETSQYKIARSFATTIISEEETNLQQVTSVIQSAQTAVVAAANGTLSDDDRASYAQQLTGMRDQLLNLANSTDGNGRYLFGGYKTDSAPFTQDSSGNVTYSGGTTAITQKVDSSRTMITSHTGDQVFIALTSNARAEPDGSTSEANIFTTLNTAINALNTPIASADDDAVQASEDALDKANRGLSNSLNNVLAVRSVLGTQLNELSNLDSKGDDTAVNQATQMSNLVDVDYTSSISSYTMQQTALQASYKVFTDMSSMSLFKLNG